One genomic segment of Acinetobacter oleivorans DR1 includes these proteins:
- a CDS encoding MFS transporter, translating into MDNLQTNLAAVNQQRAKHNKTRYYILAMIFLVTSLNYGDRATLSMAAAPMSQELGLSSVTMGYIFSAFGWAYVIGQIPGGWLLDKFGARRVYFWSIMLWSFFTILLGFVDILGSIPLIIASLFLLRFLVGLSESPAFPGNSQIVAAWFPTKERGTAAAIFNSAQYFATVIFAPFMGWLVAHIHWQSVFWIMGGLGIVIAFIWLKVIYSPEKHPTINSNEFKYLQAGGAITSMGENQLKVADENNKMNFKNIKKLLSSRMLLGIFIAQYCITCLTYFFLTWFPVYLVKERHMSILEAGFAAVLPALCGFIGGVLGGVISDKLIKMNKSLTFSRKFPIIFGMLLSTSIVVCNYVDSQTAILLFMSLAFFGKGFGALGWAVMSDVAPKEMVGLSGGLFNTFGNTAGIVIPIVIGYIINSTGSFNGALVFVGIHAVIAIICYLCMVGKIQRFELKPTS; encoded by the coding sequence ATGGATAATCTGCAAACAAATCTTGCTGCTGTAAATCAGCAACGAGCGAAGCATAATAAAACCCGCTATTACATTTTAGCGATGATTTTTTTAGTTACTTCATTAAATTACGGTGATCGGGCAACACTTTCTATGGCTGCTGCCCCGATGTCTCAAGAGCTGGGATTAAGCTCAGTGACCATGGGATATATCTTCTCTGCGTTTGGCTGGGCTTATGTTATTGGCCAAATTCCAGGTGGCTGGTTACTCGACAAGTTCGGTGCTCGAAGAGTCTATTTCTGGAGCATCATGCTCTGGTCTTTTTTCACTATTCTCTTGGGTTTTGTTGATATTTTAGGTTCTATTCCTCTCATTATCGCCTCATTATTTCTTTTACGTTTTTTGGTTGGATTATCTGAAAGCCCAGCATTTCCAGGAAATAGTCAGATTGTAGCAGCATGGTTCCCAACCAAAGAACGTGGGACCGCCGCAGCAATATTTAACTCAGCTCAATATTTTGCAACTGTCATATTTGCACCATTCATGGGATGGCTGGTTGCCCATATTCATTGGCAATCTGTGTTTTGGATTATGGGTGGACTAGGTATTGTGATTGCTTTTATCTGGTTAAAAGTCATCTATAGCCCAGAAAAACACCCTACTATTAACTCAAATGAGTTCAAATATTTACAAGCAGGCGGTGCTATTACTAGCATGGGTGAAAATCAGCTTAAAGTTGCTGATGAAAACAACAAGATGAATTTTAAAAATATTAAAAAGCTGCTTTCTTCTCGTATGCTTCTAGGTATTTTTATCGCTCAGTATTGTATTACCTGCTTAACCTATTTCTTTCTAACTTGGTTCCCTGTCTACCTTGTAAAAGAACGCCACATGTCAATTTTAGAAGCTGGTTTTGCGGCTGTATTACCGGCACTTTGCGGATTTATTGGTGGCGTATTAGGGGGAGTAATTTCCGATAAACTTATCAAGATGAACAAGTCTCTAACCTTTTCCCGTAAATTTCCCATTATTTTTGGCATGTTGTTATCAACCAGTATTGTGGTTTGTAACTATGTCGATTCGCAAACAGCCATCTTGTTGTTTATGTCGCTCGCCTTTTTTGGCAAAGGTTTTGGTGCATTAGGCTGGGCAGTCATGTCTGATGTCGCACCAAAAGAAATGGTGGGTTTATCGGGTGGGTTGTTTAATACCTTCGGCAATACTGCGGGCATTGTTATCCCTATTGTGATTGGCTATATCATCAACTCAACAGGTTCTTTCAATGGTGCACTGGTTTTTGTAGGCATACATGCAGTCATCGCAATTATTTGCTACCTCTGTATGGTGGGCAAAATCCAGCGCTTCGAGTTAAAACCTACCTCTTAA
- a CDS encoding LytTR family DNA-binding domain-containing protein produces MDFVKLEKDGGYTSLIDNVPYYYFLMTWHCLNGELDSDPKAKCIENEEFNLDVKYLESKKWEMTMKFERDPSPFSKHKAFQVHKSFIVNLNNFNEIRVPEEWLKY; encoded by the coding sequence ATGGATTTTGTAAAGTTGGAAAAAGATGGAGGATATACATCGCTTATAGATAATGTCCCTTATTATTATTTTTTAATGACATGGCATTGTTTAAATGGTGAACTAGACTCAGATCCAAAAGCGAAGTGTATTGAGAATGAGGAATTTAATCTTGATGTCAAATACCTTGAATCAAAAAAATGGGAAATGACAATGAAATTTGAAAGAGATCCTTCACCATTCTCTAAACATAAAGCATTTCAGGTTCATAAGTCTTTCATTGTCAATTTAAATAATTTTAACGAAATAAGGGTTCCTGAGGAGTGGTTAAAGTATTAA
- a CDS encoding GNAT family N-acetyltransferase, giving the protein MNTKSFQSSQEDGLIELEEQNEISCLIRRFAIEKLGYSRARVSSMQLSQKKPQMNVNIAFSKRYDDLYLRFGKYAFADHKDKKYIVVARIGFRKQKHGYGTTLLKELCNFGEKFGYEYLEVECPNPDCQAFMKKLGFKDQFYLPINQLKKSIQKYELSKQEKVN; this is encoded by the coding sequence ATGAATACAAAATCATTCCAATCCTCACAAGAAGATGGACTTATTGAACTTGAAGAACAAAATGAAATCTCATGTTTAATCCGAAGATTTGCTATAGAAAAATTAGGATATTCACGGGCACGGGTTTCATCTATGCAATTAAGTCAAAAGAAACCTCAAATGAACGTGAATATTGCATTTAGTAAAAGGTATGATGATCTCTATCTCAGATTTGGAAAATATGCATTCGCCGATCATAAAGACAAGAAATATATTGTAGTCGCTCGTATCGGATTTAGGAAACAGAAACATGGTTATGGAACCACTTTACTCAAAGAACTCTGCAATTTCGGGGAAAAATTTGGATATGAATATTTAGAAGTAGAATGCCCGAACCCAGATTGCCAAGCCTTTATGAAAAAGTTAGGTTTTAAAGATCAGTTCTATCTTCCAATTAATCAGTTGAAAAAATCTATTCAAAAATATGAGCTTTCAAAGCAGGAAAAAGTCAATTAA
- a CDS encoding imm11 family protein translates to MTYYEMKADFYEFPHQYFITEIVGFDNPRAQIDWDEFLLENSVNKGKKYIAIIDSGDQEVDFTTTFYGFCVISYRFKLLLEEYKLTDCMVVPLEFNKQLSQQFYLLIDPLRYDCVDETNSDFQKFIENDPVRPDLAGHYRAFFKLIIDAKKTDNADFFRIEKENATIIVSQNIKDIYEKNHLTGACFNKVTVGQ, encoded by the coding sequence ATGACTTACTATGAAATGAAAGCTGATTTCTATGAGTTTCCTCACCAATATTTTATTACTGAGATTGTAGGATTCGATAATCCTAGAGCTCAGATAGATTGGGATGAGTTTTTGTTAGAAAATAGTGTCAATAAGGGGAAGAAATATATTGCTATTATTGATAGTGGAGACCAAGAAGTCGATTTTACTACAACCTTTTATGGTTTTTGTGTCATTAGCTATAGATTCAAGCTTTTATTAGAGGAATATAAGCTTACTGATTGTATGGTTGTCCCATTAGAGTTTAATAAGCAATTGTCTCAGCAGTTTTATCTCTTAATTGATCCCTTACGATATGACTGTGTAGATGAAACTAATTCTGATTTTCAAAAGTTTATTGAAAATGATCCTGTAAGGCCCGATCTTGCGGGGCACTATAGGGCATTCTTTAAGTTAATTATTGATGCCAAAAAAACTGATAATGCTGATTTTTTTCGAATTGAGAAAGAAAATGCTACTATCATTGTAAGTCAGAATATAAAGGATATTTATGAGAAAAATCATCTTACAGGGGCATGTTTTAATAAGGTGACTGTAGGCCAGTAA
- a CDS encoding AraC family transcriptional regulator encodes MPKNLYKNANSVIEGNYDNTAFGSNTYLLGLTSLFDEMGLQGHSISEVLSGTNISLDTMNQSSLYISQVQKIQLFQNIQKLSHDPLIGLRAGQKQRLSDFGVYGYALYSSRNFRQAVELGIRHIKLAGPILKKSFYIRDDVAIFEGQDIIALGKLLPLVCEFWFSSMQTLIERVLEGPFQAKKLLLPYPAPDYAEEYEKVFHCPVQFNAGVMQWHFDLKWLDVPCPNANPITADMCKSFCERMLGAAELEEPELVKTIRLILLDGTELFPSAQEMAERLHMSKRTLHRRLASFSLTYQELLDETRRRLADEYLRETTLTIDEIAERIGFSDTSNFRKAYRHWTGISPNEYRIQYLN; translated from the coding sequence ATGCCTAAAAATCTTTATAAAAATGCAAATAGTGTTATTGAAGGAAATTATGATAATACAGCTTTTGGTTCGAATACATATTTGCTAGGTTTGACCAGTTTATTTGATGAAATGGGTTTGCAAGGCCATTCAATATCAGAAGTTCTGTCTGGCACAAATATTTCGCTAGATACGATGAATCAATCCTCTTTATATATTTCTCAAGTCCAAAAAATCCAGCTATTTCAAAATATTCAAAAACTATCTCACGATCCCTTAATTGGTTTGCGTGCAGGGCAAAAGCAGCGGCTGTCAGATTTTGGGGTGTATGGTTACGCACTTTACTCTTCTCGTAATTTTAGACAAGCGGTAGAGCTTGGCATTCGACACATTAAGCTTGCAGGACCTATTTTAAAGAAGTCTTTTTATATTCGAGATGATGTTGCCATTTTTGAAGGGCAGGACATTATTGCACTGGGTAAGCTTCTACCTTTAGTGTGCGAGTTTTGGTTTAGCTCCATGCAAACCTTAATTGAACGGGTGCTTGAAGGACCGTTTCAAGCGAAGAAGCTTTTATTACCATACCCAGCGCCTGACTATGCAGAAGAATATGAAAAAGTGTTTCATTGCCCAGTTCAGTTTAATGCTGGGGTAATGCAATGGCACTTTGATTTAAAGTGGCTCGATGTACCTTGCCCAAATGCCAACCCGATTACCGCAGACATGTGTAAGTCATTTTGTGAGCGGATGCTTGGTGCAGCTGAACTTGAAGAGCCTGAGTTGGTGAAAACAATCCGTTTAATATTATTGGATGGAACAGAACTTTTCCCATCAGCTCAAGAAATGGCTGAACGGTTACATATGTCAAAGCGTACCTTACATCGGCGTTTGGCAAGTTTTAGTCTGACTTATCAAGAGTTATTAGATGAAACTCGGCGCCGTCTTGCGGATGAATATTTGCGAGAGACAACTTTAACCATAGACGAGATTGCGGAGAGAATTGGCTTTTCGGACACTTCTAACTTTCGAAAAGCCTATCGTCACTGGACGGGCATTTCACCAAATGAGTATCGAATACAGTACCTAAATTAG
- a CDS encoding DMT family transporter, translating into MQNQTAPNLPSTQLGKALLCLMTSALLFSIMGVCIRFASQTVDNATVVFFRNAVGLFIFIPMLFKQGLDFIKTDKLWMHTWRSLVGLAAMYGFFYAIANLKLSNAMVFSYSSPIFIPLIAWLFLKEKITKSMIFAAVIGLVGVLFVAKPDQGLFNALSFIGLGACFLSAMAFVTVRALTSTEPPERIVFYFCIFGSLISSIPMFWHWRIFTWHELSLLIAAGLLANISQLFMSYAYSLAPAGQIGPMNYIAIIFAGIWGFVFWHELPDLFSIIGIFIILFAILLCNPFLQKKLLSRFK; encoded by the coding sequence ATGCAAAATCAGACTGCTCCAAATCTCCCCTCAACTCAACTTGGAAAAGCACTGCTTTGTCTTATGACATCGGCATTATTATTTTCCATTATGGGGGTATGCATTCGTTTTGCTTCGCAAACAGTGGACAACGCGACCGTCGTGTTTTTTAGAAATGCAGTAGGTTTATTTATTTTTATTCCGATGCTGTTTAAACAGGGTTTAGACTTTATTAAAACCGATAAACTCTGGATGCACACTTGGCGAAGCTTAGTGGGTCTTGCCGCAATGTATGGTTTTTTCTATGCCATCGCGAACTTAAAACTCTCAAATGCCATGGTTTTTAGTTATTCATCTCCTATCTTTATTCCACTCATTGCATGGCTTTTCTTAAAAGAAAAAATTACCAAATCGATGATTTTTGCCGCAGTTATTGGGCTCGTTGGGGTTTTATTTGTTGCTAAACCCGACCAAGGTTTATTTAACGCACTATCTTTTATTGGCTTGGGTGCATGCTTTTTATCAGCAATGGCCTTTGTCACCGTAAGAGCTTTAACCAGTACAGAGCCGCCTGAACGTATCGTTTTTTATTTCTGTATTTTTGGTAGTTTGATTTCCTCTATTCCAATGTTCTGGCATTGGCGTATTTTCACTTGGCATGAATTAAGCCTACTCATTGCCGCAGGACTTTTAGCTAATATTAGCCAATTGTTTATGTCTTATGCTTATAGCTTAGCGCCAGCAGGACAAATTGGCCCCATGAATTACATTGCCATTATTTTTGCAGGAATATGGGGATTTGTTTTTTGGCATGAATTACCGGATCTGTTTAGCATTATCGGTATATTTATTATTTTATTTGCCATCTTGCTCTGCAATCCATTTTTGCAGAAAAAGTTACTTTCTCGATTTAAATAA
- the garD gene encoding galactarate dehydratase, whose protein sequence is MLKPLLIKISPLDNVAIVVNDGGLPPSTHIEEYQLILVDHVPQGHKVLLKSLKQGEAIVRYGEIIGYANKDLSAGSWVNEAVTQMPEAPELDDLELATRPDPKLPTLSGYTFKGYKNKDGSVGTKNILGITTSVNCVEGIVDYVVKIIERDLLPKYPNVDGVVGLNHLYGCGVAIDAPAAIVPIRTIHNLALNPNFGGEIMVVSLGCEKMQPERLLNIPKENKYIPLANEDIIQLQDERHNGFESMVNHILTVAEQHLEKLNQRNREEVPASNLVVGMQCGGSDAFSGVTSNPAVGFAADLIVQCGGTVMFSEVTEVRDGIHLLTPRAANEQVAKDLIREMKWYDDYLAAGQVDRSANTTPGNKKGGLNNIVEKAMGSIAKSGRSPIVEVLAPGQRPTKKGLIFAATPSSDFICGTQQMASGITVQVFTTGRGTPYGLAAVPVIKMASRNNIASRWYDLIDISAGDIAIGKKTIEEVGWELFELILQVASGEKQTWSDRWGIHNSLAIFNPAPVT, encoded by the coding sequence ATGCTGAAGCCTCTCCTCATAAAAATTAGTCCTCTTGATAATGTAGCCATTGTAGTGAATGACGGCGGTTTACCACCTTCTACACATATTGAAGAATACCAACTCATCTTGGTTGATCATGTGCCACAGGGACATAAAGTTTTATTAAAGTCATTAAAGCAAGGTGAAGCAATTGTTCGTTATGGGGAAATTATTGGTTATGCAAATAAAGATTTATCCGCAGGCTCATGGGTAAATGAAGCCGTTACCCAAATGCCTGAGGCACCTGAGCTAGATGATCTTGAGTTAGCAACTCGTCCTGATCCAAAGCTCCCTACGCTTAGCGGATATACATTTAAAGGTTATAAAAATAAAGATGGCAGTGTCGGCACAAAGAATATTTTAGGTATTACAACTAGTGTTAACTGTGTTGAAGGTATTGTCGATTATGTCGTTAAAATTATTGAACGTGATTTACTTCCAAAATATCCAAATGTAGATGGTGTAGTCGGATTAAACCATTTATATGGTTGTGGTGTGGCAATCGATGCCCCCGCTGCAATTGTTCCTATTCGTACAATTCATAATCTTGCACTCAACCCTAATTTTGGTGGAGAAATTATGGTTGTGAGTCTGGGCTGTGAAAAAATGCAACCCGAACGACTTTTAAACATTCCTAAAGAAAACAAATATATTCCTCTAGCAAATGAAGATATTATTCAGTTACAAGATGAACGTCATAATGGTTTTGAAAGTATGGTGAACCATATTTTAACTGTGGCAGAACAACATCTTGAAAAGCTTAATCAACGTAATCGAGAAGAAGTTCCAGCTTCTAATTTAGTTGTAGGCATGCAATGTGGTGGGAGTGATGCATTTTCTGGAGTCACCTCTAACCCTGCCGTTGGTTTCGCAGCTGACCTGATTGTGCAATGTGGCGGTACAGTCATGTTCTCTGAAGTTACGGAAGTCCGCGATGGTATTCACCTACTTACTCCACGTGCAGCAAATGAACAAGTTGCCAAAGATCTAATTCGGGAAATGAAATGGTACGATGACTACTTAGCAGCAGGCCAAGTAGACCGAAGTGCCAATACCACACCGGGTAATAAAAAAGGTGGACTGAATAACATTGTAGAAAAAGCGATGGGATCGATTGCCAAATCGGGTCGCTCACCGATTGTAGAAGTTCTCGCACCAGGCCAAAGACCGACTAAAAAAGGATTAATTTTTGCGGCAACGCCTTCGAGTGACTTTATCTGTGGTACGCAGCAAATGGCATCTGGAATTACGGTTCAAGTCTTTACTACAGGCCGGGGTACACCCTATGGACTGGCAGCAGTGCCGGTCATTAAAATGGCAAGCCGAAACAATATTGCAAGCCGTTGGTATGACCTGATTGATATCAGTGCTGGCGATATTGCCATTGGAAAGAAAACTATTGAAGAAGTAGGTTGGGAACTTTTTGAACTGATTTTACAAGTGGCGAGTGGCGAAAAACAAACGTGGTCAGACCGTTGGGGTATTCATAACTCACTCGCTATATTTAACCCAGCACCAGTGACCTAA
- a CDS encoding coniferyl aldehyde dehydrogenase → MESSTLKEYSGSATEHMELIFSKQRANFEADPYPSLEARRTKLHQLKKQIIRYQDALATAINTDFSSRSLDESKLLDLLGSVLEADHAIHHLRRWMRPSKRRTELLFLSNRLSVQYQPKGVVGVIVPWNFPVYLALGPLIAALAAGNRVMIKLPEITPNTNAMLRRMLAEVFNEDEVAVFGEEITDPARFTSLPFNHIVFTGSPAIGKVVMRAAAENLTPVTLELGGKSPAIVSRNYPLADAAKRITHGKATNSGQICVAPDYALVPKESIDEFVDAAKSSFIKMFGQNITTNENYTSIVNDRHLKRIQDILTDAQEKGARVIPCDTYSFDQQGRRMPVQIVLNCTPDMRIMKEELFGPILPVVAYDSLDDAITYVKSDERPLALYFFTHSSVERDRILRETHSGGVTINDWGWHVVNHDAPFGGIGNSGMGSYHGEEGFRELSHAKTVFIRHRFFPTQLFHPPYGTFLQKLAIRFFLKKGDPNIK, encoded by the coding sequence ATGGAAAGCTCCACTTTAAAAGAATATAGCGGCTCTGCCACCGAACATATGGAACTTATTTTTTCCAAACAACGTGCCAATTTTGAGGCAGATCCATATCCAAGTCTTGAGGCACGTCGAACAAAACTGCATCAACTTAAAAAACAAATTATTCGCTATCAAGATGCTTTAGCTACTGCGATTAATACTGACTTTAGTTCAAGATCACTGGATGAATCTAAACTATTAGATTTACTTGGCTCTGTGTTAGAGGCTGATCATGCAATTCATCACTTACGCCGCTGGATGCGCCCAAGTAAACGCCGTACCGAGCTTTTATTTTTATCAAACCGTTTAAGTGTGCAATACCAACCTAAAGGCGTGGTTGGTGTGATTGTTCCTTGGAACTTCCCCGTTTATTTAGCACTTGGCCCACTGATTGCTGCTTTGGCTGCGGGCAATCGAGTCATGATTAAACTCCCTGAAATTACCCCGAATACTAATGCCATGCTAAGACGCATGCTTGCCGAAGTCTTTAATGAAGATGAAGTGGCCGTATTTGGTGAAGAAATTACAGACCCAGCAAGATTTACATCTTTACCGTTTAACCATATTGTCTTTACTGGCTCTCCTGCGATTGGCAAAGTCGTCATGCGAGCTGCTGCTGAAAATCTAACACCTGTTACACTCGAATTAGGTGGTAAATCACCTGCAATTGTAAGCCGCAACTACCCTCTTGCCGATGCTGCAAAACGTATTACTCATGGTAAAGCAACAAATAGTGGGCAAATCTGTGTAGCACCTGACTATGCGTTGGTTCCGAAAGAAAGTATTGATGAGTTTGTGGATGCAGCAAAATCCAGCTTTATAAAAATGTTTGGTCAAAACATTACAACCAATGAGAATTACACATCGATTGTAAATGACCGTCATTTAAAACGTATTCAAGATATCTTGACCGATGCACAAGAAAAAGGTGCTCGTGTTATTCCTTGCGACACGTATAGCTTTGACCAACAAGGTCGCAGAATGCCTGTACAGATTGTGCTGAATTGCACGCCAGACATGCGCATTATGAAAGAAGAACTCTTTGGCCCTATTTTACCTGTCGTGGCTTATGATTCTTTAGATGATGCGATTACCTATGTGAAATCGGATGAACGACCTTTAGCACTTTACTTCTTTACACATAGCTCAGTAGAACGTGATCGTATTTTACGTGAAACTCATTCGGGTGGTGTGACCATTAATGATTGGGGTTGGCATGTAGTTAACCATGATGCTCCTTTCGGTGGTATCGGTAACTCAGGCATGGGGTCATATCATGGCGAAGAAGGTTTTCGTGAACTTTCTCATGCAAAAACTGTATTTATTCGTCATCGGTTTTTCCCGACTCAGCTTTTCCACCCTCCTTATGGAACATTCCTACAAAAGTTAGCGATTCGCTTTTTCTTAAAAAAAGGCGATCCCAATATTAAATAA
- a CDS encoding AHH domain-containing protein translates to MNKNCLSTARGGPWTPQFQKYFDGAGLDINKSVENLVALADHKGPHPKEYHAYVEKELRLAVIGKQANTAEYRNAVIATLSRIKSEALVSGSQVNKWLTKK, encoded by the coding sequence ATGAACAAAAATTGTTTGAGTACAGCGAGAGGAGGGCCATGGACACCACAATTTCAAAAATATTTCGACGGTGCTGGCTTAGATATTAATAAATCTGTTGAAAATTTAGTGGCACTAGCTGACCATAAAGGTCCTCATCCGAAAGAATATCATGCTTATGTTGAGAAAGAATTAAGATTAGCTGTAATTGGAAAACAAGCTAATACAGCAGAATATCGAAATGCAGTGATAGCAACATTATCCAGAATAAAATCAGAAGCCTTAGTATCTGGATCACAAGTTAATAAATGGCTAACCAAAAAATAG